From Streptomyces sp. NBC_00690, a single genomic window includes:
- a CDS encoding chitinase, which translates to MIGRKMRLLGSALAMAFAVQMVAAQAPSAAPSDQKAAPTAAAAETCAVKSRPTGKVLHGYWENWDGAVNGVHPPLGWIPITDSRIRANGYNVINAAFPVIRSDGTVLWEDGMDNTVKVPTPAEMCQAKQDGLTILMSIGGAAAGIDLSSSAVADRFVATVVPILKKYNFDGIDIDIETGLVGSGNINQLSASQANLIRIIDGVLAQMPANFGLTMAPETAYVTGGSVVYGSIWGSYLPIIKKYADNGRLWWLNMQYYNGSMFGCSGDSYSAGTVAGFKAQTDCLNRGLVIQGTTIKVPYDKQVPGLPAQPGAGGGHMSPSLVAQAWNGYNNALKGLMTWSINWDGSRNWTFGKNVKTLQGR; encoded by the coding sequence ATGATCGGTCGGAAGATGCGTTTGCTGGGTTCCGCCCTGGCCATGGCATTCGCCGTACAGATGGTGGCCGCCCAGGCACCCAGCGCCGCACCCAGCGACCAGAAGGCCGCCCCCACAGCGGCTGCAGCGGAAACCTGTGCGGTCAAGTCGAGGCCCACCGGCAAGGTGCTTCACGGCTACTGGGAGAACTGGGACGGCGCGGTCAACGGCGTCCATCCCCCGCTCGGTTGGATACCGATCACCGACAGCCGAATCCGCGCCAACGGATACAACGTGATCAATGCCGCCTTCCCGGTCATTCGCTCGGACGGCACCGTGCTGTGGGAAGACGGCATGGACAACACGGTGAAGGTCCCGACACCGGCCGAGATGTGTCAGGCCAAGCAGGACGGGCTCACCATCCTGATGTCCATCGGCGGCGCCGCCGCAGGCATCGACCTCAGCTCCAGCGCGGTCGCCGACCGGTTCGTCGCCACTGTGGTGCCGATCCTCAAGAAGTACAACTTCGACGGCATCGACATCGACATCGAGACCGGCCTCGTCGGCAGTGGGAACATCAACCAACTCTCCGCGTCCCAGGCCAACCTGATCCGCATCATCGACGGCGTCCTCGCCCAGATGCCCGCGAACTTCGGTCTGACGATGGCGCCCGAGACGGCCTACGTCACCGGTGGCAGTGTGGTGTACGGCTCGATCTGGGGCTCGTACCTGCCCATCATCAAGAAGTACGCGGACAACGGCCGGCTGTGGTGGCTGAACATGCAGTACTACAACGGCAGCATGTTCGGGTGCTCAGGTGACTCGTACTCCGCCGGAACGGTGGCCGGCTTCAAGGCCCAGACCGACTGCCTCAACCGCGGTCTGGTCATCCAGGGCACGACCATCAAGGTCCCGTACGACAAGCAGGTCCCGGGTCTGCCGGCACAGCCGGGCGCGGGCGGCGGCCATATGTCCCCGAGCCTCGTGGCGCAGGCGTGGAACGGCTACAACAACGCCCTCAAGGGGCTGATGACCTGGTCCATCAACTGGGACGGGTCTCGCAACTGGACCTTCGGAAAGAATGTGAAGACGCTCCAGGGCCGGTGA